gggagagcgGGGAACGCCGATGGCCCTCATTGCCTTCCCATTGCTTGTGTCTCCtaggaggtggtggcagagggagaaggcggccacccagagcagcctCATTCTCCATGGAGGGCACCAACACAACAGACCTCTCTCTGAATTACACACGTGATGGAAATTGGAGCAATGTGGATCATGGTGAACGTAAATGTTTACATGCATCGGGTGGACTTATGGTCTTGCTAGCTTTCCTTTTGGTGATCTGTGTCTTTGGAATGGTGGGGAATGGGATAGTCTTGTGGTTCCTGGGTTTCCAGATGAAGCAGAACCATTTCACTGTCTACATCCTAAATGTAGCTGTTGCTGACTGCTGTCTGctcctcttgttttttctgttcacaTTGGCATATTTCAACTTAACAATCATTTGTTACGGTTTGGattctttttatcctttctttgaAAAGTTTGTAGATGCAATTGAATTCCTGTGCCACTTCTTTGTCCTTAGCAGCCTGGGTCTCCTGACAGCCATCAGCACGGAGCGCTCTGtctctgtcatcttcccaaTCTGGTATCGCTGCCACCGCCCAAAGCACTTGTCAGGCATCATGAGTGGGGTGCTCTGGGCCAGCATCGGCTCTTTCATGTTGTCCATTTATCTTTGCTTCAAATTTGATGAAATTCATGTAACAATATTTAAAAGTGTGGCCATTACCTATTCCGTGATATTGTCATTATTGATGTTGATTTCCAACGCGTCCATGGTCATAAGGCTCCGATGTGGCTCACAGAGACGGAGCCTGGGGAAACTctatgttgctgttgtgctcaatgtcatcttcttctttgcctttgggatgCCTTTCAGTGCTGAGGTTTTCTTCGATTTGTCCCTTTCGCGtaatttatttccagaaaacacCACTCTggttctggctctgctgaacagcagcatcaatccAGTCATTTACTTCCTGGTGGGAAGCTGGCGGCAGCGCCGcttccaaggctccatccaagcCGCCCTGCGCAgagtgtttgaagagaaagcgaggagcaaggaggagagcCCCGTGCCTGAGGGCATCCCC
This region of Melopsittacus undulatus isolate bMelUnd1 unplaced genomic scaffold, bMelUnd1.mat.Z mat_scaffold_593_arrow_ctg1, whole genome shotgun sequence genomic DNA includes:
- the LOC117438785 gene encoding mas-related G-protein coupled receptor member B2-like; protein product: MVLLAFLLVICVFGMVGNGIVLWFLGFQMKQNHFTVYILNVAVADCCLLLLFFLFTLAYFNLTIICYGLDSFYPFFEKFVDAIEFLCHFFVLSSLGLLTAISTERSVSVIFPIWYRCHRPKHLSGIMSGVLWASIGSFMLSIYLCFKFDEIHVTIFKSVAITYSVILSLLMLISNASMVIRLRCGSQRRSLGKLYVAVVLNVIFFFAFGMPFSAEVFFDLSLSRNLFPENTTLVLALLNSSINPVIYFLVGSWRQRRFQGSIQAALRRVFEEKARSKEESPVPEGIPMESTAQGPAGQGEA